A genomic region of Solanum dulcamara chromosome 2, daSolDulc1.2, whole genome shotgun sequence contains the following coding sequences:
- the LOC129880789 gene encoding AP2-like ethylene-responsive transcription factor AIL7 gives MAPQNNNWLSFSLSSMEMLNSTSSTHESSMLQSNAPSATVAQESHQYYFADNFFPHGWTNVPRTHELMYSGNEKQIYHQGLFVDSQIIQQHQHHQHHHQPPPKLEDFFGGETETQDSSSLTHIYDHHHGRGVAAGNGGGGYFNDGREDLNNNNYSVAVGGFQTLPTNSGSEVDDSQVMGSEFATESSNELGYSQCPPIITLGVATNSEKAIVTAVNSESCKKITDTFGQRTSIYRGVTRHRWTGRYEAHLWDNSCKREGQARKGRQVYLGGYDKEDKAARSYDLAALKYWGTTATTNFPASDYTKEIEEMKHMTKQEFIASLRRKSSGFSRGASMYRGVTRHHQQGRWQARIGRVAGNKDLYLGTFATEEEAAEAYDIAAIKFRGLNAVTNFEMNRYDVEAIMKSSLPIGGAAKRLKISLESEQKQSLNDNYQLTPHNSVNSSNNNINFGAISPVSANPCGLPFDANQPYYHHSFFPHLQYSNNDGGASDHTSGTMPLLPSPAEIFIWPHQSY, from the exons ATGGCTCCACAAAATAATAACTGGTTATCTTTTTCTTTATCTTCAATGGAAATGCTAAACTCTACTTCTTCTACTCATGAATCTTCTATGCTTCAATCTAATGCCCCTTCTGCTACTGTTGCTCAGGAATCTCATCAATACTATTTTGCTGATAACTTCTTTCCTCATG GATGGACGAATGTCCCTAGAACACATGAATTAATGTATTCAGGAAATGAAAAACAAATTTATCATCAAGGTTTATTTGTAGATTCGCAAATAATTCAGCAACACCAGCACCACCAACACCACCACCAACCGCCGCCGAAGCTCGAAGATTTTTTCGGCGGAGAGACGGAGACTCAGGACTCGTCGTCGTTAACTCACATCTACGACCACCACCACGGCAGGGGCGTCGCCGCCGGTAACGGCGGTGGTGGGTACTTCAACGACGGCCGGGAAGatctaaataataataattattcgGTGGCGGTTGGTGGTTTTCAAACATTGCCGACGAACTCGGGATCGGAAGTTGATGACTCACAGGTTATGGGGAGTGAGTTTGCTACTGAGTCAAGTAACGAGTTGGGTTACTCACAGTGTCCTCCTATAATTACTTTGGGTGTTGCAACAAATTCAGAAAAAGCTATAGTTACCGCGGTTAATTCTGAGAGTTGTAAGAAAATTACTGATACTTTTGGTCAAAGAACTTCCATTTACAGAGGGGTAACAAG GCATAGATGGACAGGAAGATATGAAGCACATCTATGGGATAATAGTTGTAAAAGAGAGGGCCAAGCAAGAAAAGGACGTCAAG TGTACTTAG gTGGATATGACAAGGAGGACAAAGCGGCAAGATCTTATGACTTAGCAGCTCTAAAGTATTGGGGTACAACAGCCACAACCAATTTCCCT GCTTCCGATTATACCAAAGAAATAGAGGAAATGAAGCACATGACAAAGCAAGAATTCATCGCCTCCCTAAGAAG GAAAAGTAGTGGTTTCTCGAGAGGAGCTTCTATGTATCGTGGTGTGACAAG GCATCATCAACAAGGCCGATGGCAAGCAAGAATCGGTCGTGTTGCAGGGAACAAGGATCTGTACTTGGGAACATTCG CTACAGAGGAGGAAGCAGCAGAAGCATATGACATAGCAGCAATAAAGTTCAGGGGATTGAATGCAGTTACAAATTTCGAGATGAACCGGTACGACGTCGAGGCCATCATGAAAAGTTCACTTCCGATAGGCGGAGCAGCGAAGCGTTTAAAGATCTCCCTTGAATCCGAGCAGAAACAGTCGTTGAACGATAACTACCAGCTGACTCCACACAACAGTGTCAACAGCAGCAATAATAACATCAATTTTGGGGCAATTTCCCCTGTTTCAGCCAACCCCTGTGGACTGCCATTCGACGCGAACCAACCTTATTACCACCACAGCTTCTTCCCACACCTCCAGTACTCAAACAACGACGGTGGTGCTTCTGATCATACTTCTGGTACAATGCCATTGCTTCCATCACCCGCGGAGATCTTCATCTGGCCTCATCAGTCCTATTAG